Within Coregonus clupeaformis isolate EN_2021a chromosome 20, ASM2061545v1, whole genome shotgun sequence, the genomic segment ggcgttgtttggacgattcaagtttgccctgacgctccgacctggatctaagaacggcaagcgcggacgccttgtcccggatgttctccaagacggaggagagtgggtccaagaccgagactattctcccccggcactgcgtcgtgggagcagtgatgtggaagattgaggaggaggtgctggcgcccttcggactcagcccggtccccgtaacggtccacccggtcggttgtttgtgcctgagtctgttcgtcctgctgtcctcaaatggtcccacgccagcaagatggcttgtcacccgggcgtggctcggacgatggcgtttcttcgcagacgtttttggtggcctgccatggccgaggatactcggggttttgttgctgcctgtccagtgtgtgcgcagaataagagtaccaatcggcccagctctggactacttcatccccttcctattccccgcgtccatggtcgatctggccctggacttcgtcacggggttgcccgcttctgaggggaacacggtcgttctgactatcgtggacagattcagcaagttcgcccactttgtgcctattgccaagcttccctctgcctcggagacgtccgagatcctggttagggaggttttcagggtccacggggttgcccagtgatatcgtttccgaccgtggccctcagtttacctctgctgtctggaagtccttctgtttggccattggagctacagtcagtctcacatctggttttcacccccaatccaatggtcaggcggagagagccaaccagaagatggaatccacgctacgctgtctggtctcttccaacccccacctcctgggcctctcagttgccttgggttgagtatgcccacaatactctccctacatcggccactgggatgtctcccttccagtgcctgtatggctaccaacctcccctgttcccttctcaggagaaggagctctcagtgccttctgttcaggcccatattcggcgttgccaccggacctggcatcggggccagaaaggcactccttagaggttcggacggtatcagctccaggcgaatcgtcgccggatccccgctcccacctataccatcggagatagggtttggttggccacacgggatcttccgttacggactgagtctaggaagttgttaccaagtttattggtccgtttgtggtggagaaggtgatcaatccagtggccagtgcgactcaaactaccgaggacgctcagagtccatcccacctttcatgtctcctgcctcaagcctgtcttcctcagtcctctgttgcctcctccgcctcctcctcctcctcctcggatgatcggaggtggtcctgcctacacggtgcgtcgcattatggatgccagacggcggggccggggtttcagtatctcgtggactgggaggggtatggtccggaggagaggagttggattctcgcggcgacaggtcctagatgcggatctcatcagggacttttaccgcctccatcctggcgctccgggagtccgccggTGGCGTCtgggccggaggggggtactgtaacgatcccggctgtctgagtcggggtctggtcgtagtctccagtttcccgaggttcgggaacgctccggggagcgctctggtttccgcacctgattcctgttagcaatctgcacacctgggcctaatcagcacctttcttaggctctggcccaacatccagttcctgccggatcgttagccatgaacagtaggtgtactgtggtATCAGTTtaagagtatcttgcgtgagttttgttattttgtactttgttgagttttgtgttcttacctccgtttttgttccacctgcagtcacacgtccggaaccttcactccacctctgcctgatggtggtggctgccgagccatcactggacccagactgcacccccaactactcaaccacgccgcccgctctgtccctggattatactgcacctttttgttgtatccaataaaccctcaccttcgttcaactctccttgtcctggtctgcttttgggttctggctgagggaactgtgacacttTGTAGTTATATGTGCATCCCCCACCACCCCTCACCCCATGACTGCTTTCAGTATACCGAAATTTTAAGCACTTCCTTCCACCCACACATAGAGAGTCCTTCCTCATCTCACTCAGGAAGGTACTGTAGCTATGACATGTAGGGACACACTGAGAAGCCCACCATTGAGCCATAAAATGGACATCTGGAGAAAAGGGACCCTCTTGCTGTTTCTTATAGGTGGGATTACTATTCCTTGCTCTTCAACTCTTCAATACATGGTTTAAATTTGACAATATATGGTCATACAAACATTTGCATTTGCTTTTTGCAATTATATTCATAGCTCCTTGATTTTCCTCTGCTCTTTCCCTGATCTGTACTCACACAATCTCTTGTTTGCTTCTAAATAATCCAACAACTAAACTCTCAATTGTGTGCATTCTCTTGCGACAGGAATGTTGGTGAAGCCTGGTCTGAGCACTATGATCCTGGATCAGCCACCAAGGACTGTGGAAGTTCATCTTGGTTCCTCTCTTGCCCTGAACTGCAGTTTTAAGCCCCAAACTCGTGTCAAGGTGAACTGGTATTTCAGCCGAACTGGCCACTCAAGCTGCAGCTCTGATATAAAACTGAACATCAGTACCCATTCGGCTGACAAAACTGTGAAGCCTGATGCTGGGGGTCATGTATCTAAAGAACCTGGAAAGAGTTGGTCCAGATTAATTCTTAAAGATGTTACACACAATAACAGTGGATGGTACTTTTGCCGTGTCACAGTAGAGATTCCCGCCCTTCAACAAGCATGTAGCAATGGAACTCAAGTTAATATAAGTAAGTACAAAAGGGAATCCTTTTTTATCTAATTCATCAGAGTCTCTGTGAAATGTTTAGAAATGTTATGATGATGAGTCTTACAACAGTAGCATCAGTGGCAGCACTACTATTGTTACTGAATGGTATACTGTAAATATTCTAAAAACCTCATTATGGTCTTTCTATTGCAGCGGACAGCCAGGTAGAAAGTACCACTTATACTACATTGATGACAGGTAAATCCTCCAACAAACCATAGGCGTTTTCACTGTgtgaatatatgtgtgtgtgtgtgtgtgtgtgtgtgtgtgtgtgtgtgtgtgtgtgtgtgtgtgtgtgtgtgtgtgtgtgtgtgtgtgtgtgtgtgtgtgtgtgtgtgtgtgtgtgtgtgtgtgtgtgtgtatgtgtgtatgtatgtatgtatgtgtgtggtagTGAGTGATGCGTTGGTTGACTCATAACCTGCAGTCCCCACGGGTGgatttagggtcatgaaatattgggcgggttgaataaagagaaaacaataccttacaaaatccataaatgtataattcttgtccaatttatatctataggttACATTGAggcttttctttcattatcttaggctatctggcattagtgcataAGCCTAAGCTTTAAGGCCTAACTGTATGGGCGCCAAATAGCCTACATGCCAATTGCCAAATGCATGAGTTTAATgtcggagtttaattcaataagagaaaagctgcgaaatggagaATTTAAagtaaagagaagggagggacagaaaataaatgtttgggaaagatttggtgaagtggtaaaagaggataaTAGCATGTTATGTGATGATTGTGTGATGGTTGTGAGGAGCTATACAAATTCGATAGTCACAAGActgtctgtttttttgtttttttgttattgcattttctccctggTCCCTAACCATCTTTGTTCCTTGAAAGAAGCAGAGATCACAGAGAACTTTACTGATGTCAACTAGATcaacctggtctcatagactagacataacataatAAACGTatatccgggacactcaaattagtaggaaatgttacgtttggtatggttacataagacatatggttacttaaggcaaaaacgaaagttgggtggggaagggttagctaaaagggttaaggttagggttaggggaagggttagctaacatgctaagtagttgtaaagtagaaaaaaagtagtaagtagttgaaaagttgctaattagctaaaatgctaaagatgtccgtgatgagattcaaactcggAACCTTTGagttgctagacgtttgcgttatacAAAAGGTTGTGAGTGCGAATCTTATCAcggaaaactttagcattttaccTAATtatcaacttttcaactactttctacttttttgctactttgcaactacttagtatgttagctaacacttcccctaaccctaaccgttttAGCTcaaccttcccctaaccctaacattaactatttaagctaacccttcccctaaccctaaccataaccataaccaatGAACCTAActactaaacttaaccctaaccttaaccctaacccctaacccctagacttgctaacgttagccagctagctaacgttagccacctagctagaatttgtaacatataataTGTTTTGCAAATCGTAACATATACTACGTTTAGCAAATtcctaacatattgtacattttgcaaattcctaacatataatatgaattgtaattcgtaatatatcatatgaaatgggtaaTGGACATccccaaattaatacataccataagaaacgtaacatatcctactaaatggagtgtctcggatttacatacaaaATAATAttaaatgttctgagaccagatTGACTAGATTGAAGCACTCATTCTATCTATTTattacattattctggtgagcaagggtttattttagtcttctagggcagcatataatgacagaagctgtattctagggtggcaggtagcttagtggttaagagcgttgtgccagtaaccgaaaggtcgctggttctaatccccgagccgactaggtgaaaaatctgtcgatgtgcccttgagcaaggcacttaaccctaattgctcctgtaagtcgctctggataagagcgtctgctaaatgaccaattattattatctaattatacagtgcattcggaaagtattcagacccattgactttttccacattttgttacgttacagccttgttctaaaattgataaaatagttttcccctcatcaatctacacacagtaccacataatgacaaagcaaaaacaggtttttagaaatgttagcaaattttgtttttttttaaacaaggaaatatcacatttacataagtattcagaccttttactcaatactttgttgaagcacctttggcagagagtacagcctcaagtcttattgggtatgacgctacaaggttggttcacctgtatttggggagttcttctctgcagattctctcaagctctgtcaggttggatggggagcgtagctgcatacagtggcttgcattttttcaattttgttgccttacaacctggaattaaaatggcttttttgggggtttgtatcatttgatttacacaacatgcttaccactttgaagatgcaaaatcatattttttttgtgaaacaaacaagaaataagacaaaaaaactgaaaacttgagcgtgcataactattcacccccccaaagtcaatactttgtagagccaccttttgcagcaattacagctgcaagtctcttagggtatgtctctataagcttggcacatctagccactgggatttttgtccattcttcaaggcaaaactgctccggctccttcaagttggatgggttccgctgatgtacagctatttttaagtcataccacagattctcaattggattgaggtctgggctttgactaggccattcccagacagttaaatgtttccccttaaaccactcgagtgttgctttagcagtatgcttagggtaattgtcctgctggaaggtgaacctccctcccagtctcaaatctctggatgaCTGAAACacgtttccctcaagaatttccctgtatttagcgccatccatcattccttcaattctgaacagtttcccagtccctgccgatgaacaacatccccacagcatgatgctgccaccaccatgcttcactgtggagatggtgttctcggggtgatgagaggtgttgggtttgcgccagacatagcgttttccttgatggacaaaaagctcaattttagtctcatctgaccagagtaccttcttccatatgtttggggagtcttccatatgccttttggcaaacaccaaacttatttttttctttaagcaatggctttttttctggccactcttccgtaaagcccagctctgtggagtgtacgacttaaagtggtcctatggacagatattcaaatctctgctgtggagctttgcagctccttcagggttatctttggtgtctttgttgcctctctgattaatgccctctttgcctggtccgtgagttttggtgggcggcctcttggcaggtttattatggtgccatattctttccatttttttaataatggatttaatggtgctccgtgggaagtttctgatatttttttataacccaaccctgatctgtacttctccacaactttgtccctgacctgtttggacagctccttggtcttcagtggtgttgcagactctggggcctggggtgtatatatactgagatcatgtgacagatttacatttacatttacatcatttagcagatgctcttatccagagcgacttacaaattggtcatgtgacacttagattgcacaaaggtggactttatttaactaattatgtgacctgCGCACCACTAGTGTTGAATGAAGATGTCGAATGAAATAACTGCTGtttaccctcctctccctccaaccAGTAACTCTGTCTCACCCTTCCAATGGGGGTCTGCTTGTAGACTGGAGGCTGTGGGTAGCAGTGGGAGCAGCGAGTGCCATACTTGTCACACTTCTAGTGGTCATCTGGATCTTACTACAACGAAGGGGATGCAAGAGCATAGGTACAAGACGGTTTTTGTTCCAAAAATGTATTTACCtggtatacatacagtgggggaaaaaagtatttagtcagccaccaattgtgcaagttctcccacttaaaaagatgagaggcctgtaattttcatcataggtacacgtcaactatgacagacaaaatgagaaaaaaaattccagaaaatcac encodes:
- the LOC121532706 gene encoding transmembrane and immunoglobulin domain-containing protein 2-like; the protein is MDIWRKGTLLLFLIGMLVKPGLSTMILDQPPRTVEVHLGSSLALNCSFKPQTRVKVNWYFSRTGHSSCSSDIKLNISTHSADKTVKPDAGGHVSKEPGKSWSRLILKDVTHNNSGWYFCRVTVEIPALQQACSNGTQVNITDSQVESTTYTTLMTVTLSHPSNGGLLVDWRLWVAVGAASAILVTLLVVIWILLQRRGCKSIENAIYMNMHLPRSAIKQPSPRPGIQMDNQKIPPPLKHTRTPATAHDSKHLRTPTPARANDNKHLFRTPNPPRAHDGKHLTIPTPATAHDNKHFRTPTPARAHESKYSPKP